ACGAACTGGTATTCGTCGCGCAGGGCGACGGCTTCGAAAGCGCGTTCCAGCCGGGTGCGTGTTATCGGCAGATCGCGCGGCGCGCGCTCGGTGCGCAATAACCCTTGCGCAATCCGGCGCTCTTGCAGCTGCGCGAAATACCGCTCGACAGAGGTTTGCGCGGGTTCCGGTTCCGTCACCTCTGGCGCGACCGGGTCTGCTGGTGCGGGCCGAGAGGCGGGTGGCGGCGCCGCCGTGCACCCGACCAGCCCGGCCAAGGCCAGCACTGTCATTGGGATGCCAACCACCCGCATCAGCTTTATCCTTGTGTTGCAGTTGTCCCGGTGTCGGCCCGCGCGGTCGCCGATGACAGCGATTTGCGCAGCTCTTGTTCCATCTTGCCCAGTTCTTCCTCTGCGGCGGCGCGCTTGGCGCGGCCCGCATCGGCAATTTGCAAACTGTCCTCGATGGTTGCGATCAGTGTCTCGTTGGCCTTTTTCACGGCCTCAATGTCGAACACACCGCGCTCGATCTCCTCGCGGACCTCGCGATTGGCTTGGCGCAGGTTCTCGGCATTGGCGTTCAACAGCTCATTCGTCAGGTCATTGGCCGCGCGCACAGATTGCGCCGCCTCGCGCGAGCGTTGGATGGTCAGCGCCTGCGCCAGTTGGGTTTCCCACAGCGGCACGGTGTTCACCAAGGTCGAGTTGATCTTGGTCACAAGCGATTTGTCATTCTCTTGCACCAGCCGGATAGAGGGCAGCGATTGCATCGTCACCTGCCGTGTCAGCTTCAGGTCATGCACCCGGCGTTCCAGATCGTCGCGCGCGGCGCGCAGATCGCGCAATTCCTGCGCTTTCAGGATCTTGTCGGCTTCTGGTGCGGCTTCGACCTCGGCTTCCTTGGCGGGAATATCGGTCGCGTCCAGATCGCGCAGCTTGGCTTCGCCGGCGGCAATATACAGTGCCAGTTCGTGGTAGAAATCCAGCGTCTTCTCATACAGCTTGTCGAGCGATTTGATGTCCTTCAGCAGCGTCGTTTCATGCTGCAACAGGTTGTCGCTGATCCGGTCGATCTGGTCTTGGACATTGCTGTAACGCTCTTGGAACTTCACAATCGGCGCGGCGCGCCCCAGAAGCTTCTCCCACCAGCTACGCTTGCGCCGCGTGTCCAGTTCCGACACAGAGAAGCCGCGCAGCGTTGTGACCATCGCGCGCAACCCGTCGCCTGCGGGGCCAAGGTCTTTGTTCTTCACATCGGCCAGCATGGATTGGCTGATCTGCTGCAATTCCATCTGCGCGCGCGACCCAAAGCCGATGATGCTGGACGTTTCGCCCATGTCGATCTCGCCCATGCGCTTGCGGATATCTTCAGCTTCCGGCGCAGGCGCGTCGTCGATGGTGACAAGCGCGCTTGCAGGCTCTGCCAGCGGCTGCGCGACCAGCGCGTCAATTTCCTTGGTCAGGCTTTCAGCCTTGGCGCGAATCGTGTCGGACATGGGTTCCCTCGTGTTTCGTGTTACTTTTCACTCTTGGCCCGCCGCGACCTTATCCCTCGCGGCGAATTCCTTCGCGCTCCAGCCTTTCGCGGAGCACCTCTATCTCGATATCCAATTCGGTGCGATTGTCTTCCAGAAGCGCGGTGCGCCGCAACGTGAACTGCTTTTCCAGATCGTCGAGCAGCGCTTCATAATCGCTGCGCGCCTGCGCGTCGCGCCCACGGGCATAGAAATCCGCGAATTTCACCGTCGCATCGCGCGCGCCGATCAAGTAGATGCCCAGATACCGCCGCGCCGCGCTCAATTGGCGCGGATCGTCCTGCACGGCGCGAAACAGCGGGCGGATGGTGTCTGAAAAGCGCGCCACACGATCCACCAGCGCGCGGTCGCCCGCGCGGCGGATCGCATCGCCGATTTCTGCCAGCGTCTCTTCGGCCTCTTCCACCGCGCGGGCGGCGCGATCGGTCTGATGGGCGTCGATCCCTTCCATCCCCTTGTCGCGCATCGGGTCGGCCCCGAAGGCCGCAAAATGCAACCCCGCGCCCAAAACGCCGAAAACCAGCGCTTCGGCCATGCTTGCGCCAAGCCCCGCCAGCCCAAGGCCCAGCCCGGTCAAAACCGAGGCGAATATCTTGCGCGGAATCGCGGGGCGGCGGGCAACCTTGCGCGCATCGAACGCGGCTTGTGCAAGCACGCCCTCGCGCGTCAGCCACGCGGCCAGCATCAAGAGGCCAAAGGCCCCAAGGTTCAGCGCCAAGCCAAAGGGATCATGGAAAAACGCGCGAATGGCAAAAGCAAATGGCAGCACGAACAGTAAGTTCACCCGCGCGCCAACCGGGTGCAACCGCGCCATGGCAGGTGTGCTTACCGGGACATCACCCTGCGCTGTGCCCGGGCTGTAGCGTCCACCAAACCGTTGCGCCATGGGTCAGCCTCCGACCA
This genomic window from Roseibaca calidilacus contains:
- a CDS encoding toxic anion resistance protein, whose amino-acid sequence is MSDTIRAKAESLTKEIDALVAQPLAEPASALVTIDDAPAPEAEDIRKRMGEIDMGETSSIIGFGSRAQMELQQISQSMLADVKNKDLGPAGDGLRAMVTTLRGFSVSELDTRRKRSWWEKLLGRAAPIVKFQERYSNVQDQIDRISDNLLQHETTLLKDIKSLDKLYEKTLDFYHELALYIAAGEAKLRDLDATDIPAKEAEVEAAPEADKILKAQELRDLRAARDDLERRVHDLKLTRQVTMQSLPSIRLVQENDKSLVTKINSTLVNTVPLWETQLAQALTIQRSREAAQSVRAANDLTNELLNANAENLRQANREVREEIERGVFDIEAVKKANETLIATIEDSLQIADAGRAKRAAAEEELGKMEQELRKSLSSATARADTGTTATQG
- a CDS encoding 5-bromo-4-chloroindolyl phosphate hydrolysis family protein, with product MAQRFGGRYSPGTAQGDVPVSTPAMARLHPVGARVNLLFVLPFAFAIRAFFHDPFGLALNLGAFGLLMLAAWLTREGVLAQAAFDARKVARRPAIPRKIFASVLTGLGLGLAGLGASMAEALVFGVLGAGLHFAAFGADPMRDKGMEGIDAHQTDRAARAVEEAEETLAEIGDAIRRAGDRALVDRVARFSDTIRPLFRAVQDDPRQLSAARRYLGIYLIGARDATVKFADFYARGRDAQARSDYEALLDDLEKQFTLRRTALLEDNRTELDIEIEVLRERLEREGIRREG